The following coding sequences lie in one Oryza brachyantha chromosome 10, ObraRS2, whole genome shotgun sequence genomic window:
- the LOC102717828 gene encoding UPF0301 protein TC_0483, with product METSCFLTSKAGRVKSLAMPSPAGAAKARPQLLLGGGRRAASSSVTTCCSYDGAAPAIDPDWRSFRAQLYFSEQYAKSVNPAVAAARRTSTTPEPVKIGDKWAHPLVEPEKGCLLVATEKLDGSHIFERTVILLLSAGVLGPVGVILNRPSLMSIKEAQAVFAETDIAGAFSGRPLFFGGPLEECFFLLGPRAAAAGDVVGRTGLFDEVMPGVHYGTRESVGCAAELVKRGVVGVRDFRFFDGFCGWEREQLRDEVRAGLWRVAACSPAVLGLATVVKGGLWEEVQGLVGERRVW from the exons ATGGAGACCTCGTGCTTCCTGACCTCCAAGGCCGGCAGGGTCAAGAGCCTGGCgatgccgtcgccggccggcgctgCGAAGGCCAGGCCGCAGCTGCTCttgggcggcggccggcgagcggcgagctcGTCGGTGACCACCT GTTGCAGCTacgacggcgcggcgccggcgatcgaCCCGGACTGGCGGTCGTTCCGGGCGCAGCTCTACTTCAGCGAGCAGTACGCGAAGAGCGTGaacccggcggtggcggcggcgaggaggacgtcgacgacgccggAGCCGGTGAAGATCGGCGACAAGTGGGCGCACCCGCTGGTGGAGCCGGAGAAGGGGTGCCTGCTGGTCGCGACGGAGAAGCTGGACGGGTCGCACATCTTCGAGCGCACGGTGATCCTGCTGCTGTCAGCCGGCGTGCTGGGCCCCGTCGGCGTGATCCTGAACCGGCCGTCGCTGATGTCGATCAAGGAGGCGCAGGCCGTGTTCGCGGAGACCGACATCGCCGGTGCCTTCTCGGGGCGGCCGCTCTTCTTCGGGGGCCCGCTGGAGGAGTGCTTCTTCCTGCTGgggccgcgcgcggcggcggcgggcgacgtgGTGGGGCGGACGGGGCTGTTCGACGAGGTGATGCCGGGGGTGCACTACGGGACGCGGGAGAGCGTGGGGTGCGCGGCGGAGCTGGTGAAGCGCGGCGTGGTCGGGGTGAGGGACTTCCGGTTCTTCGACGGCTTCtgcgggtgggagcgggagcAGCTCCGCGACGAGGTGCGCGCCGGGCTGTGGCGCGTGGCGGCGTGCAGCCCCGCCGTGCTGGGGCTCGCCACCGTCGTCAAGGGCGGCCTCTGGGAGGAGGTGCAGGGGCTCGTCGGCGAGAGGAGGGTCTGGTGA